GGGAAGCCGTGGAGATGAAGTTCGTTCCCATGGCCGTCTTCGGGAGCACGGTGGTCAGCTTGGATAAGCTTGAGAAGATGATCGGAAGAGGTGAGGATCTATCTGCTCGACAGCAGCTGAAAGCTCTGGCGGTTTCACATCATGGGATTGTGTATATTGCAACCGAACATGCTCTGGCGTATTTAGGGACATGGGGTGTGATGGTGTGGGGTGTCTCGGATTATTTCGATCATATCTATGGGATGGATACGAAGGGTAGCAGGAAGGGGTATCTAGCTGCGGGTGAGAAAGGGATCTATATCGTTAACCTGCCGTTGGGGAATGAGAAGGTCTACAGGTTTATAACGCTTGGTCGGTATAGTAAGGTTCCCAGCCCTGTTTTGGACGTTTGTGTCTCGGACGACAAGTTATTAGCGCTTTGTGGTGAGCTGAACCTGAAAGATGTGATCCATAACGAATCGATCCGTTAGGAATCGAGGTGATAAAAGGGTGCGAATCCCCGTTGGGATCAGTGTAATATTTTCCCCGTAGGTGCTATATATTAATTAAATGAAAGACAAACACCTTGTGAACAGAGCCAGATCAGGAGATAAATCCTCCTTTGAGAAGCTGGTCAGAAGATATTACGATACAGTCCGACTCCTGGCTTTCTCCATCTTCCAAAACCGGGATGATGCCGAAGAAGTGGCTCAAGAGGTCTTCCTCAAAGCATACATCCTCCTTGAGGAGGTCCCTTCTGGCAAGTTGTCGGTTGAGCTGATGTTTTCGCGATGAAATTTTCTGTTAAAAATCCCCCCGAAACACCCTCTATATATGGAGGCGGGAGATGAGACATCCGGTGTACCGGGATCTAAGGGAAACAGGAGGCGACTCTGCCTTCACAGAGTTGGTCAACAGATACTGGGATGTGGTCCAAAGCTTCCTCACCGCCACTATTCTCCGTAATGATTGGCAAGAGGCTGAGGATGTGACCCAAGAGGCGTTCTGCATAGCCTATCGGAAACTGAAAGATCTGAATGACCCCTCGGCTTTCCTAAACTACCTCAGGAAGATAGCATACAACATCGCCAAGAAGAGATTGAAAGAGAAAAACGGAAGGGGGATAAGCTACATCTCCTTCGATGAGGTTGATCCAAATGAACTTGCTATATCAAGCGGAGAGGATGATCTGTTGAGAAGAGAGATAGAAAGGAGATCATTAAGGCGATAGATGAACTGCCGGAAAGTGAAAGGGAGATACTGAGAGAATATCTCCTGGAAGAAAAGAGATATAAGGAACTGAGCGAGGAGCACGGAATGTCATATCACGCAGTTGTGATGCGGATAAGAAGGGCGAAGGAGAAAGTGAAGGAGAAGGTTCTCAAGAGGCTGAGCGGAGTTGTGATCCTGCCGTGGAGGAGGATCGGAGAGGTGGTCAGGTATATGGCGGCGGGTGTTACGACAAAGGTGGCGATAACGGGAGCGGTGATTATAATGCTGGGTGGGGCGGGAATATGGATAGGTCGTCATGGCGAGGAGGAGCCAGCAGTGAGGGCGAATAAGGTGGAGGTTGAAGAGCAAGCGGACGTGAGAGGATCGGCCGTGGAGGTGAGAAGGTCAGGGGAGAAGGAGGATGGTCTCACTTATGAGGAGTTTTGGGGGTTGATCGATGGGTTGACGGATGAATATCTCGAGGATGAGATGGATACATCTGTGGGCGGAGAAATCGAGGAGGAAGGGGAAGCTGCTGGATCAATAAGCGCGGATGAGATCACCGATGAGGAGGTAGAGGAAGAGGGAGGCGAAGATATCGAATATCTGATAAAGCAGATACGATATGAACAGTTGGCAAGGCTCCTACCTCGGTATCTGGAGCTGGCTCAGGAGTATCATGATCTCCAAAAAATGAGGGATTACATCCAGAGCCTGCCACCTTGTGAGGAGGTGGTCATGTTCCACAAAAGGGAACATGAGATATGCAAAGAATGGATCGAGGTGCTAAAGGAGTTAGCGAGACTGTTTCCCGAAGCAGTTATTTATAAACCTAGGACTCCGGATTCGCCAGGCTACTCCAGCATAGATTATCGAAAGCTCCGAGAGCTTGTTGGCGGGCGGTTGCCCGTAGAACCTTATTTCAGACCGTGAATCTAAAGGGGGAAGAAGATGACA
The Candidatus Poribacteria bacterium genome window above contains:
- a CDS encoding sigma-70 family RNA polymerase sigma factor yields the protein MIKAIDELPESEREILREYLLEEKRYKELSEEHGMSYHAVVMRIRRAKEKVKEKVLKRLSGVVILPWRRIGEVVRYMAAGVTTKVAITGAVIIMLGGAGIWIGRHGEEEPAVRANKVEVEEQADVRGSAVEVRRSGEKEDGLTYEEFWGLIDGLTDEYLEDEMDTSVGGEIEEEGEAAGSISADEITDEEVEEEGGEDIEYLIKQIRYEQLARLLPRYLELAQEYHDLQKMRDYIQSLPPCEEVVMFHKREHEICKEWIEVLKELARLFPEAVIYKPRTPDSPGYSSIDYRKLRELVGGRLPVEPYFRP